One segment of Arthrobacter sp. MMS18-M83 DNA contains the following:
- a CDS encoding tRNA (adenine-N1)-methyltransferase, which translates to MSSETAADYTATAANPATQPTGAARRRGPFRVGERVQLTDERGRMNTITLEEGGAFHTHRGFLNHDEIIGKVDGSVVANNIGQQYQTLRPLLSDFVLSMPRGAAVVYPKDAGQIVTMADIFPGARVVEAGVGSGALSISLLRAVGDAGYLHSFERREEFADIARGNVETIFGGPHPAWKISLGDFQEEVVRTEEPGSVDRVVLDMLAPWECLDAVATVLAPGGVWINYVATVTQLSRTAEAIRADGRFTEPDAWESMVRGWHLEGLAVRPDHRMVAHTGFLLVTRRLADGVTGISVKRRPSKTEFSEEDLNAWTPGAVGERAVSDKKLRRAARDAIAGTNVKDDPSASH; encoded by the coding sequence ATGAGCAGCGAAACCGCCGCCGACTACACGGCCACCGCCGCCAACCCTGCCACCCAACCGACTGGTGCGGCACGGCGCCGCGGGCCGTTCCGGGTGGGGGAACGGGTCCAGCTCACGGACGAACGCGGCCGGATGAACACCATCACCCTGGAAGAAGGCGGCGCCTTCCACACGCACCGCGGCTTCCTCAACCACGACGAAATCATCGGCAAGGTTGACGGCTCAGTAGTGGCAAACAACATAGGCCAGCAGTACCAGACGCTCCGGCCCTTGCTCTCCGATTTCGTGCTGTCCATGCCCCGCGGTGCTGCCGTGGTCTACCCCAAAGACGCCGGCCAGATCGTGACCATGGCAGACATCTTCCCGGGCGCGCGGGTGGTGGAAGCCGGTGTGGGTTCCGGTGCACTTTCGATCTCCTTGCTACGCGCAGTGGGCGACGCCGGTTACCTCCACTCTTTTGAGCGCCGTGAAGAATTCGCCGACATCGCCCGCGGCAACGTGGAAACCATTTTCGGCGGGCCGCATCCTGCTTGGAAGATCTCGCTGGGCGACTTCCAGGAGGAAGTTGTCCGCACCGAGGAACCCGGATCCGTTGACCGCGTGGTTCTCGACATGCTGGCTCCTTGGGAATGCCTGGACGCAGTGGCAACGGTCCTGGCCCCCGGCGGCGTATGGATCAACTATGTAGCCACCGTCACCCAGCTCTCCCGTACTGCCGAAGCCATCCGTGCGGACGGCCGGTTCACGGAACCGGACGCCTGGGAGTCCATGGTTCGTGGCTGGCACCTCGAAGGCCTTGCCGTCCGTCCCGACCACCGCATGGTTGCCCACACCGGCTTCCTGTTGGTGACGCGTCGCCTTGCGGACGGTGTCACCGGAATCTCCGTCAAGCGCCGTCCTTCCAAGACTGAGTTCAGCGAAGAGGACTTGAATGCCTGGACGCCGGGAGCCGTGGGGGAGCGGGCTGTTTCCGACAAGAAACTGCGCCGTGCGGCGCGCGATGCGATTGCCGGGACCAACGTCAAGGACGACCCCTCAGCCTCGCACTAG
- a CDS encoding acyl-CoA dehydrogenase family protein, with translation MTSEEILPDELLERIRSRAAGYDRDNSFFHEDLGELAAAGYLKIFVPESDGGLGLGLEAAAALQRRLATAAPATALAVNMHLVWTGVAHVLAARGDESLGFVLKEAGNDEVFAFGISEAGNDSMLFDSGTTAEPQDDGGYSFTGRKIFTSLSPAWTRLGIFGKDGSARDGDGELVFGFIQRDSPGHETLADWDTLGMRASQSNTTLLQGAAVPPERIFRKLPVGPNQDPLIFAIFACFETLLAAVYTGIGERAFTLAVEAVKRRTSAKYGGRSFSQDPDIRWRIADAAMAMDSIQPQLASVARDVDALVNHGAQWFPKFVGLKVRATENARNMVDMAIRVSGGSSYFHGSELERLYRDVLAGIFHPSNDESAHTTVANAWLGPLEG, from the coding sequence GTGACTTCCGAGGAGATCCTGCCGGACGAACTGCTGGAGCGAATTCGGAGCCGCGCCGCAGGCTATGACCGGGACAACTCGTTTTTCCACGAAGACCTGGGGGAGCTCGCTGCCGCGGGTTACCTGAAGATCTTCGTCCCGGAGTCCGACGGCGGACTCGGGCTCGGGCTCGAAGCGGCAGCCGCGCTGCAGCGCCGTCTTGCGACGGCTGCCCCGGCCACCGCTTTGGCCGTCAACATGCACCTCGTCTGGACCGGCGTCGCGCATGTCCTCGCGGCCCGCGGAGACGAATCCCTCGGCTTTGTCCTGAAGGAAGCCGGTAACGACGAGGTCTTTGCCTTCGGGATCTCCGAGGCAGGCAACGACTCCATGCTCTTTGACTCAGGGACCACGGCCGAACCGCAGGACGATGGTGGGTACAGCTTCACAGGACGGAAAATCTTCACGAGCCTGTCACCGGCCTGGACGCGCCTCGGAATCTTCGGCAAGGACGGTAGCGCGCGGGACGGGGACGGCGAGCTGGTCTTCGGCTTCATCCAACGTGACTCCCCGGGTCACGAGACCCTGGCCGACTGGGATACCTTGGGCATGCGCGCAAGCCAATCGAACACCACCCTCCTGCAGGGTGCCGCGGTGCCGCCCGAGCGCATCTTCCGGAAACTGCCCGTGGGACCCAACCAGGATCCATTGATCTTCGCGATTTTCGCGTGCTTCGAGACGCTGCTCGCCGCGGTGTATACGGGCATCGGGGAACGGGCATTCACCTTGGCCGTTGAGGCCGTCAAGCGCAGGACCTCGGCGAAGTACGGCGGCCGGAGCTTTTCGCAAGATCCCGACATCCGCTGGAGGATTGCCGACGCCGCCATGGCCATGGATTCCATCCAGCCGCAGCTAGCATCAGTTGCGCGTGACGTGGATGCACTGGTTAACCACGGCGCCCAGTGGTTTCCCAAGTTTGTCGGACTCAAGGTGCGGGCAACCGAGAACGCCCGGAACATGGTGGACATGGCAATCCGGGTTTCCGGAGGCTCCAGCTACTTTCATGGCTCCGAACTTGAACGGCTGTATCGCGATGTGCTGGCCGGGATTTTCCATCCCTCCAATGATGAGTCGGCGCACACCACTGTCGCCAACGCGTGGCTCGGGCCCCTCGAAGGCTGA
- a CDS encoding PAC2 family protein: MNSLDGAPDGQATSPEPERLLQPVPEGKRITVMLAAFEGWNDAGEAASDSLHYLNKLWQGKKVASVDADDYYDFQFTRPTVRRTAAGTRKVKWPSTRLYKASVPDSNVDVVFVLGTEPSYRWRAYTAELLVHAETLKVDYVVLIGALLADVPHSRPIPVSTTSDDSGLRQRLNLEASQYEGPVGIVGVLAEFALLAGLPTVSLWAAVPHYVAQAPSPKAQLAILNKIEDLLQVPLETHALSEEAEAWERGVDELATEDPEIAAYVRQLEEAKDTADLPEASGESIAREFERYLKRRGKDKP; the protein is encoded by the coding sequence ATGAACAGTTTGGACGGAGCCCCTGACGGACAGGCCACTTCACCGGAGCCTGAGCGCCTTCTCCAGCCTGTACCCGAGGGCAAACGCATCACTGTGATGCTGGCGGCTTTCGAAGGCTGGAACGACGCCGGCGAGGCGGCCAGTGATTCCCTGCACTACTTGAATAAGTTGTGGCAGGGAAAGAAAGTGGCATCCGTAGATGCCGACGATTACTACGACTTCCAGTTCACCAGACCGACCGTACGACGCACCGCGGCCGGAACCCGCAAGGTGAAATGGCCTTCCACGCGCCTCTACAAGGCCAGCGTCCCGGACAGCAATGTGGACGTGGTGTTCGTGCTCGGCACCGAGCCTTCCTATCGATGGCGCGCCTACACCGCCGAGCTTCTGGTTCATGCCGAAACGCTCAAAGTTGACTACGTTGTGCTGATCGGCGCTCTCTTGGCCGACGTCCCGCACAGCCGCCCGATCCCCGTCAGCACCACTTCGGATGACAGTGGATTGAGGCAGCGCTTGAACCTGGAGGCCTCACAGTACGAGGGACCGGTAGGCATTGTCGGTGTCCTGGCAGAATTCGCCCTGCTGGCGGGTCTGCCTACGGTATCGCTATGGGCGGCCGTACCGCACTACGTCGCACAGGCGCCCTCGCCCAAGGCACAACTGGCCATTTTGAACAAGATCGAGGATCTTCTCCAGGTGCCCCTGGAAACGCATGCATTGAGCGAGGAAGCGGAGGCGTGGGAGCGCGGCGTGGACGAGCTGGCCACCGAGGATCCGGAGATCGCCGCCTACGTGCGGCAGCTCGAAGAAGCCAAGGACACTGCCGACCTTCCCGAAGCAAGCGGTGAGTCCATCGCCCGCGAATTCGAGCGCTACCTCAAGCGCCGGGGCAAGGATAAGCCCTGA
- a CDS encoding site-2 protease family protein has product MGTPRKGVHSTRGRNDGIPLGRIAGIPVYLAYSWFIIAAFTVIAYGPALLVRNHSLGIGAYFVAFAYALLLALSVLVHELAHALSAKAFKWPTEKIVLNLWGGHTQFETFIASPGRSVVVALAGPAANFLLAGAAWLMLGAGVFTGVGDTLTNIFMWANLLIGIFNVLPGLPLDGGRLVESAVWKATGSQEKGTVAAGWAGRVIVVVLVVWFIALPLLSGNTPDLSYMLITILVCSFLWMGASGAIKNATLRGRLHLVSAAALAEPAVGIPNSATVADVLRVAPYGTPAVVICGPDGRPQGLVDPAATAAVPASEISTTLVTAVSTPLAEGAYVPRTSSGQELIQYLAQLNGGEYAVVDDVGIVTGLLRQQAVVTAITGKVARRSGRL; this is encoded by the coding sequence GTGGGTACTCCCCGGAAGGGCGTCCACAGCACCCGCGGCAGGAATGACGGGATTCCACTCGGCCGTATTGCCGGAATTCCCGTATACCTCGCCTATTCCTGGTTCATCATCGCCGCGTTCACGGTCATCGCCTACGGACCCGCTTTGCTCGTGCGGAACCACTCCTTGGGCATTGGCGCCTACTTTGTTGCCTTTGCCTACGCGCTCCTCCTCGCGCTTTCCGTTCTGGTCCACGAACTCGCCCATGCCTTGAGTGCCAAGGCCTTCAAATGGCCCACCGAGAAAATCGTGTTGAATCTCTGGGGCGGCCACACGCAATTTGAGACCTTCATCGCCTCGCCGGGCCGCTCGGTGGTTGTTGCTTTGGCGGGACCGGCTGCGAATTTCCTCCTCGCGGGAGCAGCCTGGCTGATGCTGGGCGCAGGTGTCTTCACCGGAGTGGGGGACACCCTGACGAATATCTTCATGTGGGCCAACCTGCTGATCGGCATTTTCAATGTGCTCCCGGGCCTGCCCCTAGACGGGGGTCGCTTGGTGGAGTCCGCGGTATGGAAAGCGACCGGCAGCCAGGAAAAGGGGACGGTGGCGGCCGGTTGGGCGGGACGAGTTATCGTAGTCGTTCTGGTCGTTTGGTTTATCGCACTGCCTTTGCTGAGCGGAAACACCCCGGACCTCAGCTATATGCTCATCACCATCTTGGTCTGCAGCTTCCTCTGGATGGGCGCATCGGGTGCCATCAAGAACGCCACGCTCCGCGGCCGCCTCCACTTGGTGAGTGCCGCCGCGCTGGCCGAACCCGCCGTCGGGATTCCCAATTCGGCTACCGTCGCGGACGTGCTGCGCGTGGCACCCTACGGTACACCCGCCGTCGTGATCTGCGGACCGGACGGACGGCCACAAGGACTGGTCGACCCGGCGGCGACTGCGGCCGTGCCCGCCTCGGAAATATCCACGACACTGGTCACAGCAGTTTCAACCCCGCTCGCCGAGGGTGCGTACGTGCCCCGGACATCCAGCGGCCAGGAGCTGATCCAGTATTTGGCCCAGCTTAACGGCGGCGAATACGCCGTGGTGGACGACGTCGGCATCGTCACCGGCCTGCTGCGGCAGCAGGCGGTAGTGACAGCCATTACAGGAAAAGTAGCCCGCCGGAGCGGGCGCCTGTAG
- the arc gene encoding proteasome ATPase: MDTSNNDFGRTTPEEPSNKAVAEGKAGHSGGAIQPVDDAGELTVAERQINILRDKLRHIDRQLAAATQNNTKLVTMLETAKAEILRLKGALEQDGQPPYSFGTVLQINPRRQPTAGSTGQAATEESVDIFNAGRKMRVGVSPLVNLNQLAVGQEVLLNEALLVVAGLGYERAGELVTLKEMLGSDRALVVGRADEERVVRLSGALQKVHLRVGDALSLDSRTGYALEKVPRAEVENLVLEEVPDITYEDIGGLGPQIEQIRDAVELPFLHPDLYREHGLKAPKGILLYGPPGCGKTLIAKAVANSLAARASERAGNVDLKSYFLNIKGPELLDKYVGETERHIRLIFARAREKASDGSPVVVFFDEMDSLFRTRGTGVSSDVETTIVPQLLSEIDGVERLDNVIVIGASNREDMIDPAILRPGRLDVKVKIHRPDAEAAADIFAKYITTDLPFHATDLAEHGGDVQATVDAMIQRTVEAMYSTEKSNEYLEVTYANGDTEMLYFKDFNSGAVVQNVVDRAKKYAIKDLLLTQQKGLRIDHFLRAVVDEFREHEDMPNTTNPDDWARISGKKGERITYIRTIVQGKAGQEPGKSIETTPNTGQYL; encoded by the coding sequence GTGGATACGTCGAACAATGACTTCGGGCGGACAACACCTGAGGAGCCATCGAACAAGGCCGTGGCTGAGGGAAAAGCGGGACACAGCGGTGGGGCGATTCAACCGGTGGACGACGCCGGTGAGCTCACTGTTGCGGAACGCCAGATAAACATCCTTCGTGACAAGCTGCGCCACATCGACCGTCAACTGGCCGCCGCCACCCAGAACAACACCAAACTCGTGACCATGCTGGAAACGGCCAAGGCTGAAATCCTCCGGCTCAAAGGCGCCCTCGAACAGGACGGCCAACCGCCGTACAGCTTCGGGACCGTCCTGCAAATCAACCCCAGGCGCCAGCCAACGGCCGGCAGCACGGGCCAGGCTGCCACCGAGGAATCGGTTGACATCTTCAATGCCGGCCGCAAGATGCGCGTGGGCGTCAGCCCCCTCGTGAACCTCAACCAGCTGGCTGTTGGACAAGAAGTCCTCCTCAACGAGGCCCTGCTTGTGGTTGCCGGCCTTGGTTATGAGAGGGCGGGTGAACTCGTCACGCTCAAGGAAATGCTTGGCTCGGACCGTGCCCTCGTGGTGGGCCGCGCCGACGAGGAGCGGGTTGTCAGGCTTTCAGGTGCCCTGCAGAAAGTGCACCTTCGAGTCGGTGATGCCCTGTCACTCGATTCCCGCACCGGATACGCCCTCGAGAAGGTTCCCAGGGCGGAAGTCGAGAACCTTGTCCTCGAGGAAGTCCCCGATATTACCTACGAGGATATCGGCGGCCTGGGACCGCAAATCGAACAGATCCGGGATGCCGTCGAACTGCCGTTCCTGCACCCTGACCTGTACCGGGAACACGGCCTCAAGGCGCCCAAGGGCATTCTGCTATATGGCCCGCCAGGTTGCGGCAAGACACTGATCGCCAAGGCCGTGGCCAACTCGCTCGCCGCCCGCGCGTCCGAACGGGCCGGCAACGTGGATCTCAAGAGCTACTTCCTGAACATCAAGGGTCCTGAACTCCTTGACAAATACGTTGGCGAAACCGAACGCCACATCCGGCTGATCTTTGCCCGCGCGCGCGAAAAGGCCTCGGACGGCAGCCCCGTGGTGGTGTTCTTCGATGAAATGGACTCGCTGTTCCGCACCCGCGGCACGGGTGTCTCCTCCGACGTCGAGACAACGATCGTCCCTCAGCTCCTCAGCGAGATCGACGGCGTGGAGCGGCTGGATAACGTGATCGTCATTGGCGCCTCGAACCGCGAAGACATGATCGACCCCGCCATTCTTCGCCCCGGCCGTTTGGACGTGAAAGTCAAGATCCACCGGCCCGACGCCGAGGCAGCTGCCGACATTTTCGCCAAGTACATCACCACGGACCTACCCTTCCATGCAACGGACCTGGCTGAACACGGTGGCGATGTGCAGGCCACCGTCGACGCCATGATCCAGCGCACCGTCGAGGCCATGTACTCCACCGAGAAATCCAATGAGTACCTCGAAGTCACCTATGCCAACGGCGACACCGAGATGCTCTACTTCAAGGATTTCAACTCGGGTGCAGTGGTCCAAAACGTGGTGGACCGTGCCAAGAAATACGCCATCAAGGATCTCCTGCTGACCCAGCAGAAGGGCCTGCGGATCGATCACTTCCTGCGCGCCGTCGTCGACGAATTCCGCGAACACGAGGACATGCCCAACACCACCAATCCGGATGACTGGGCACGTATCTCAGGCAAGAAGGGCGAACGCATCACGTACATCCGCACCATCGTCCAGGGCAAGGCCGGCCAGGAGCCCGGGAAGTCGATCGAGACGACTCCCAATACCGGCCAGTACCTGTGA
- a CDS encoding HAD family hydrolase: protein MHASATQPLLKAVLWDMDGTLVDTEPYWIAAERSLVESHGGVWSHEQAMQLVGQSLMHSAGILQAAGVNLAKREIVDILSGQVIDRLRIEVPWRPGAKELLDELYQKGVRCALVTMSEGPMAREVVANLPKPYFEFLITGDTVSQGKPHPEAYLTAVERLKDKDPELTADHCVALEDSVPGVAAAIASGVVTVGIPHQMPLPEDRRRATWNTLAGRKVSDLEALVMARAAADALDGALLGQAN from the coding sequence ATGCATGCCTCAGCCACCCAGCCCCTCCTCAAAGCCGTGCTATGGGACATGGATGGCACCCTGGTGGACACCGAGCCGTACTGGATTGCCGCAGAACGCTCCCTCGTAGAGTCCCACGGTGGCGTCTGGAGCCACGAACAAGCCATGCAGCTCGTAGGACAGTCGCTGATGCACTCGGCCGGTATTCTCCAGGCGGCCGGTGTGAACCTGGCAAAGCGGGAGATCGTGGACATCTTGAGCGGCCAGGTCATCGACCGTCTCCGCATCGAGGTGCCGTGGCGGCCCGGCGCGAAGGAATTGCTTGACGAGCTGTACCAAAAGGGTGTTCGCTGCGCCCTTGTGACAATGTCCGAAGGCCCGATGGCGCGGGAGGTCGTGGCGAACCTTCCCAAGCCGTACTTTGAATTCCTCATCACGGGGGACACTGTCAGCCAAGGAAAACCCCACCCGGAGGCTTACCTCACCGCCGTCGAACGCCTCAAGGACAAGGACCCTGAGCTGACCGCTGATCATTGCGTCGCACTCGAGGATTCCGTCCCGGGAGTTGCGGCCGCGATCGCGTCCGGCGTGGTTACGGTCGGAATTCCACACCAAATGCCACTTCCCGAGGACCGCCGCAGGGCTACTTGGAACACCCTCGCGGGGCGGAAGGTCTCCGATCTCGAAGCACTCGTTATGGCCCGGGCGGCCGCCGATGCACTTGACGGCGCCCTCCTTGGACAGGCGAACTAG
- the mshC gene encoding cysteine--1-D-myo-inosityl 2-amino-2-deoxy-alpha-D-glucopyranoside ligase, producing the protein MKSWTSRPVPDLPGSMPQLRLFDTALKALVDIEPRAEQSMYVCGITPYDATHMGHAASYVAFDLLNRAWRDSGQRVDYVQNVTDVDDPLLERATATGVDWRELAASQIELFHTDMDALNVLAPNHYIGAVEAIPMIVPAIEQLIADELAYRVPGTDGEPDGDVYYDVEAAGKRSDSPDAWTLGDISGLGEVEMLELFAERGGDPGRSGKRNALDPLLWRVARDGEPSWPGASLGDGRPGWHIECTVIAQKYLPAPFTVQGGGSDLVFPHHEMGAGHAYSLSGVPLAHHYAHAGMVGLDGEKMSKSKGNLVLVSKLRAAGEEPAAIRLAILANHYRSDWSWTDEGFAQAKERLNTWRAARDIAPEGTGAELLTRMRAELANDLNAPGAIAAVDAWAAAALSEQSDAKPCALDTALVSDAVNGLLGVEL; encoded by the coding sequence GTGAAATCGTGGACCTCCCGCCCTGTGCCTGACCTGCCCGGCAGCATGCCCCAATTGCGGCTGTTTGATACCGCCCTCAAGGCCTTGGTGGACATAGAGCCACGCGCCGAGCAATCCATGTACGTCTGCGGCATCACGCCCTACGACGCCACCCACATGGGGCACGCCGCCAGCTACGTCGCCTTCGACCTCCTCAACCGGGCATGGCGGGACAGCGGTCAGCGGGTTGACTACGTCCAGAACGTCACCGACGTCGACGACCCCCTCCTGGAGCGCGCCACCGCCACGGGCGTGGACTGGCGCGAGCTGGCTGCGAGCCAGATCGAACTTTTCCACACGGACATGGACGCCCTCAACGTGTTGGCTCCCAACCATTACATCGGCGCCGTCGAGGCCATCCCGATGATTGTCCCGGCGATTGAACAACTGATCGCGGACGAACTCGCCTACCGGGTGCCCGGCACCGACGGTGAGCCTGACGGCGACGTCTATTACGACGTCGAGGCCGCGGGCAAGCGCTCGGACAGTCCGGATGCCTGGACCTTAGGCGACATCTCAGGTCTCGGTGAAGTGGAAATGCTGGAACTCTTCGCGGAACGCGGCGGAGATCCCGGCCGTTCCGGCAAACGCAATGCCCTCGATCCTTTGCTGTGGCGCGTTGCCCGCGACGGCGAGCCGAGTTGGCCCGGTGCAAGCCTGGGCGACGGACGGCCCGGTTGGCACATTGAGTGCACTGTCATTGCCCAGAAGTACCTGCCCGCTCCCTTCACGGTGCAGGGCGGTGGCTCGGACCTCGTCTTTCCGCACCACGAAATGGGCGCCGGCCATGCATACTCGCTCAGCGGCGTACCTTTGGCGCACCACTACGCCCACGCCGGAATGGTGGGTCTGGACGGCGAAAAGATGAGCAAGTCCAAGGGCAACCTGGTGCTTGTGTCCAAGCTCCGCGCCGCGGGGGAGGAACCCGCGGCAATCCGCCTGGCGATTCTGGCCAACCACTACCGCTCGGATTGGTCTTGGACCGATGAAGGATTCGCGCAAGCCAAGGAGCGGCTCAACACTTGGCGCGCCGCCCGCGACATCGCACCGGAGGGGACAGGCGCGGAACTGCTGACACGGATGCGTGCCGAGCTTGCCAACGATCTCAACGCTCCCGGCGCGATCGCCGCCGTCGATGCCTGGGCGGCAGCCGCCCTCAGCGAACAGTCCGACGCAAAGCCTTGCGCACTCGACACAGCGCTGGTGAGCGATGCCGTCAACGGATTGCTCGGCGTCGAACTCTAG
- a CDS encoding DUF5703 family protein — translation MREQFLSSSVERQRDYARQYEYLVLTVSPDDSLPEARRRLVEHSEYGKWELERSILYVGGGRRFWLRRRVLNVQRTV, via the coding sequence ATGAGAGAACAATTTCTGAGCAGTTCGGTAGAGCGTCAACGGGACTACGCAAGGCAGTATGAGTATCTCGTACTGACTGTCAGCCCCGATGATTCCTTGCCCGAGGCGCGGCGTCGGCTCGTGGAGCACTCCGAGTATGGCAAGTGGGAACTGGAGCGCAGCATCCTCTATGTTGGCGGCGGCCGCCGGTTCTGGCTGCGCCGCAGAGTGCTCAACGTGCAGCGCACCGTCTAG
- a CDS encoding undecaprenyl-diphosphate phosphatase gives MNWIEAAFLGLVQGLTEFLPISSSAHLRIVGSFLPNAADPGAAFTAITQLGTETAVIVFFWRDIVRIVRAWFGSLRGKVAKDDPDARMGWLVILGSLPIIVLGLLFQDQIESVLRSLWIVATMLIVFGMILAVADAVGRQERELSQLTYKHGILYGLAQAMALIPGVSRSGGTITAGLLMGYTREAAARYSFLLAIPAVFGSGLYQLYKVVLKEGITGPFGLPETALATVIAFVVGFVIIGWFLKFISTHSYRVFVWYRILLGLALYVLLGFNVISA, from the coding sequence GTGAACTGGATAGAAGCGGCCTTCCTCGGCCTCGTGCAAGGCCTTACAGAATTCCTTCCGATTTCTTCAAGCGCACACCTGCGTATTGTCGGCTCTTTCCTGCCCAATGCGGCGGATCCGGGTGCCGCGTTCACGGCCATCACACAGCTGGGCACCGAGACGGCCGTCATCGTCTTCTTTTGGCGGGACATCGTCAGGATTGTGCGGGCTTGGTTCGGATCGCTGCGCGGCAAGGTGGCAAAGGACGATCCCGACGCCCGAATGGGTTGGTTGGTCATCCTCGGCAGCCTGCCCATCATCGTGCTTGGCCTGCTCTTCCAGGATCAGATCGAATCCGTTCTCCGCAGCCTGTGGATCGTGGCGACCATGCTTATCGTCTTCGGCATGATCCTTGCTGTGGCCGATGCCGTTGGCCGGCAGGAGCGGGAGTTGAGCCAACTGACGTACAAGCACGGCATCCTTTACGGGCTGGCCCAGGCCATGGCGCTCATCCCAGGCGTCTCCCGCTCGGGTGGAACCATCACCGCCGGCCTGCTGATGGGCTACACGCGTGAAGCCGCCGCACGTTACTCGTTCCTCCTCGCCATCCCCGCCGTGTTCGGCAGCGGACTGTACCAGTTGTACAAGGTGGTGTTGAAGGAAGGAATCACCGGACCCTTCGGCCTGCCGGAGACAGCCCTCGCCACGGTCATCGCCTTCGTTGTGGGCTTCGTCATCATCGGATGGTTCCTCAAGTTCATTTCCACTCACAGCTACCGGGTCTTCGTCTGGTACCGGATACTCCTTGGTCTTGCCCTTTATGTATTGCTCGGTTTCAATGTCATCAGCGCCTAG
- a CDS encoding aldo/keto reductase — MQQRYVGNSGFRVSTLSLGTMSWAEETDEQDARELLHTFVAAGGTMIDSAASYAGGQAEALLGSMLGDVVARSEVVLSTKAGVSTSDVRRTVDASRGSMLSALDASLARLGTDYVDIWFAQAWDGNVPLDETLSALDLALRSGRARYVGISNYNGWQTAKASAVAGFTVVANQSEYSLLHRKPEEELVPAVEDAGLGLMAWAPLGRGVLSGKYRGQIPSDSRAAEGRLSSYVEKYLDARGARIVEAVAMAGRGLGRSAVDVSLSWLLSRPGVSTAVVGARNAIQLKELLDAQLAPLPAEISRALEDVSAI; from the coding sequence ATGCAGCAGCGTTACGTCGGCAATAGCGGGTTTCGGGTGTCCACCCTTTCCCTGGGCACCATGTCCTGGGCGGAGGAAACGGACGAACAGGATGCACGGGAACTGCTCCACACCTTCGTTGCAGCAGGCGGCACCATGATCGACTCCGCGGCCTCCTACGCAGGCGGACAAGCTGAGGCCCTCCTGGGGTCCATGCTGGGCGACGTGGTGGCGCGTTCGGAGGTTGTCCTTTCCACGAAAGCCGGAGTCTCGACGTCGGACGTCCGCCGCACTGTAGATGCTTCTCGAGGCTCCATGTTGTCCGCGCTCGACGCCAGCCTTGCCCGCTTGGGAACCGACTACGTCGACATCTGGTTCGCCCAGGCTTGGGACGGCAATGTTCCGCTGGACGAAACGCTTTCCGCGCTTGACCTTGCGCTGCGGTCGGGACGCGCGCGGTACGTCGGCATTTCCAACTACAACGGCTGGCAGACCGCGAAGGCGTCCGCCGTGGCGGGATTCACCGTCGTGGCCAACCAATCCGAATACTCGCTCCTGCACCGGAAGCCGGAGGAGGAACTGGTACCGGCCGTAGAGGACGCCGGCCTGGGCCTCATGGCGTGGGCGCCGCTCGGGCGCGGTGTGCTCAGTGGCAAATACAGGGGACAGATCCCTTCCGACTCGCGCGCAGCCGAGGGTCGCTTGAGTAGCTACGTCGAAAAGTATCTCGACGCGCGGGGCGCACGAATCGTCGAAGCCGTGGCCATGGCGGGTCGTGGATTGGGACGCTCCGCGGTGGACGTATCGCTGAGCTGGCTGCTTTCCCGCCCAGGCGTATCTACGGCGGTAGTGGGCGCGCGCAATGCGATCCAGCTCAAGGAGTTGCTCGATGCGCAACTAGCGCCTCTCCCCGCCGAAATTTCGCGGGCACTGGAAGACGTTTCAGCGATCTGA